CCAAATCCATTGGCCTCGATCCACGACGATTCCTGATGCCGCTGTCCTATGTCGCGGTTCTCGGCGGATCGTGCACACTCATCGGCAGTTCGACAAACCTCCTGGTAGACGACATGGCCCGCTCATCCGGGCAGGCGCCGTTCGGCATATTCGAGATCACACCCGTAGGCCTTGCCATGGCAATTGCAGGTGGCATCTATCTCATGCTTTTCACCGGCCGCCTTGTCGCAAGCGGCGCAGGAGCCAGTGGATCGCGAAGCGACGATACCGTGGATGCGCCCGATGTGGCGCGCCGTCCTGTAAGCCACGTTGATCTGACCGGGGACTCGCTCGAAGATACACGGGTCTTTGCCCAGGTTCATCCGTTCCGTCCGGCCATGGCCGTGATCTCGATCGCCGTATTCATCACCGTCATTGCGGTTGCGGCGATAGACCTAGTGCCGATCGCCGCGGCGGCCTTCGCCGGTGCGGTGCTGTTGATCGTGTTGCGGGTGATCTCGCCCGATCAGGCTTATGGCGGGCTGAGACCCGAAATACTGCTGCTGATCGCAGGGATGGTGGTGATCGGCATCGCGATGGAACAGACCGGGCTTGCCGCCGAAGCGACACAGTGGATGATCTCCTCCGTCAACGGAGTGGGACCGCTGTCCGCGATGATCATGCTATACGGGGCCACGCTGCTGCTCACCGAGCTTCTGTCGAATGCAACGGTGGCTGTGCTGCTGACGCCTGTGGCCGTGGCACTGGCAGAAAGTCTTGGGGTCAGCCCCCGCCCCTTCCTGGTAACAATCATGATGGCTGCCAGTGCTGCTTTCGCAACGCCATTCGGCTATCAGACCAACGTGCTGGTCTATCAAATGGGCGGATATCGTTACACCGACTTTGTCAAGCTGGGGCTGCCGCTCAACCTTCTGACGTGGGCCGTCGCGGTGCTGACCATCCACCAGTTGTTCCCCTTCTGAACGTGCGGCTTGCCGCGTCCCGGAAATGGTGATTACCGCCTGACAAAGTTATGGCCGGCGTCTTTTTTACCGCGGTCATCCAACGACGCTGCTGGATAGCATGTCAGGGAGTTGATGCAGCGTTCGCCCTTAACGTATGGCGATTATATCGTTTGCAAACATTCCTTCGTCGTTGCGAGGAGGCGAAGCCGACGAAGCAATCCAGTGTCATTACACGTCGCTCTGGATTGCTTCACCTCGCTGCGCGAGGCTCGCAACGACGAGGTCAGAGTTTGCATTTGCAAACGATATAATCGCCTGACGTATCGCTACCGTCTTTGCGCGGACATTCGCTGATCGAAGCGCATTGGCCAAAACGGCCCACCTTTTGACGATGGCGGGAACCAAA
This genomic interval from Novosphingobium sp. CECT 9465 contains the following:
- a CDS encoding SLC13 family permease, with product MTFEQIITLAVLIGVVGALIADRLRADVVALSGAAILLVTGAVRPSEVQGAFASPAILTLASLFVIAHALELSGLLDKAIDQAVLLCRRTGAAGLWGIIAMSGLGSAFLNNTPIVVVAAPVVRDVAKSIGLDPRRFLMPLSYVAVLGGSCTLIGSSTNLLVDDMARSSGQAPFGIFEITPVGLAMAIAGGIYLMLFTGRLVASGAGASGSRSDDTVDAPDVARRPVSHVDLTGDSLEDTRVFAQVHPFRPAMAVISIAVFITVIAVAAIDLVPIAAAAFAGAVLLIVLRVISPDQAYGGLRPEILLLIAGMVVIGIAMEQTGLAAEATQWMISSVNGVGPLSAMIMLYGATLLLTELLSNATVAVLLTPVAVALAESLGVSPRPFLVTIMMAASAAFATPFGYQTNVLVYQMGGYRYTDFVKLGLPLNLLTWAVAVLTIHQLFPF